The DNA window TGCCGTCGAGATCGGGATGCGCCTGCAACATGTTCTGCGCGGCGCTCAGCGCGTCTGCGCGCGTGATGCCCGGCTGCACCGCCACGACCTGCACCCCCGGACAGCCGCCGAGCGCCTTCTTGAAGCCGTTCACCCGATCGATCACCGACTGGATGGTCGGATAGTCGATGATGCCGACCTTGCCCTTGCCGCCCAGCACCTTGCACATCAACTGCCCCGCGCTCTGGCCGCCGGCGTAGTTGTCCGTCGCGATGTGCGAGGCGACTTCAACGCCTTGCGCCTGAATATCGACGGTGATCACCGGGATGCCTGCGTGTTCGGCAGTCAGCACGGCGGCCTTGACGCCCTTCGAATCGACGGGCGAGAGCACGATCACATCGACCTTGCGCGTCACGAAGTCCTGGACGTCGGCAATCTGCTTGCTCAGATCCTGGTTCGCAATCGAAATATCGAGTTGCGCGTGATCCTTGGCCGCTTCCTGCTTCATCGCGTCAGCCAGCGCGACGTAAAACGGATGCTGCTGGGTCAGCAGCGACACGCCGATTTTCACGTCGGCCGCATGAGCCGCGGGCGAAGCCGCGATCAACGTGGCGCCTGCGATGGCGGACAGCATTGCCGTGAATGAAGTGCGCTTTGTCATGTCTCTTCCTTTGATTGGATTAGTGCGTGGCTCGACGGAATTCGAGAATTCCGTTTTCTCGTCGATACAAGTCGAGTTGCTTGTTGGGAAACAGGTCCATGGTCGGTGGGTCGATGCCGTCATCGATCACGACGCCGTCGAGGTCCGCGAGATTGCAGAACACGTGGCCGTCGCGTTCGGACAGGCGCGGTTGCCACGCGACCACGATGCAGCGGGTCGCAGTAGCGACTGCGGCCTGGAAGACGCGCGCGAGGCCCGGGTCCGCGCAGAGCAGATTGCCGTCTACGTCGAGACCGGTCGCTTCAAGAATGCAAAGATCGAGCG is part of the Paraburkholderia fungorum genome and encodes:
- a CDS encoding substrate-binding domain-containing protein; amino-acid sequence: MTKRTSFTAMLSAIAGATLIAASPAAHAADVKIGVSLLTQQHPFYVALADAMKQEAAKDHAQLDISIANQDLSKQIADVQDFVTRKVDVIVLSPVDSKGVKAAVLTAEHAGIPVITVDIQAQGVEVASHIATDNYAGGQSAGQLMCKVLGGKGKVGIIDYPTIQSVIDRVNGFKKALGGCPGVQVVAVQPGITRADALSAAQNMLQAHPDLDGIFGFGDDAAMAAAVAGKSAGNHVKIIGFDGMPEARAAVDKNPNFVGVIRQYPERMGALAVDTAVKVAGKQTVAKTIPVTPGVYLHENAKEAAK